One stretch of Acropora muricata isolate sample 2 chromosome 12, ASM3666990v1, whole genome shotgun sequence DNA includes these proteins:
- the LOC136893873 gene encoding uncharacterized protein, whose product MANLPEDRLIPDKPPFTAVGVDLFGPFQVRRSRSLVKRYGVIFTCLTIRAVHIEVAHSLDTDSFLLALRRFIARRGQVQEIRSDNGTNITSGELELRESIQAWNNERIHEAMLQKSIKWSFNPPCGSHHGGTWERCIRSLKKILRALLQEQTTDDEGLATLMCEWESILNNRSLTVVSDDSRNLEPLTPNHLLLLKSDAPMPPGTFQREDLFSRRRWRQVQYLANVFWKRWTREYLPLLQIRQKWQYPRRNLAVGDIVLVVTENTSRNQWPLGRIQEIFPDKSGFVRKVKVGVKSTILERPVDKIVLLVEKEKSNST is encoded by the coding sequence ATGGCTAACTTACCCGAGGACCGTTTGATTCCCGACAAGCCGCCTTTTACAGCAGTTGGTGTGGATCTCTTTGGTCCTTTCCAAGTACGCCGATCAAGAAGCCTTGTTAAAAGATATGGCGTGATTTTTACATGTCTCACTATTCGCGCGGTCCACATTGAAGTAGCACATAGCCTCGATACGGACTCATTCCTTCTCGCACTTAGAAGATTTATTGCAAGAAGAGGTCAGGTCCAAGAGATAAGATCAGACAACGGCACAAACATTACGAGTGGAGAACTCGAGTTGCGAGAGTCGATACAAGCCTGGAATAATGAAAGGATCCATGAAGCAATGTTACAGAAGAGCATCAAGTGGAGCTTTAATCCCCCCTGCGGTTCGCACCACGGAGGCACTTGGGAACGTTGTATTCGATCACTGAAAAAAATCCTTCGTGCTCTTCTCCAGGAACAGACGACGGACGACGAAGGACTTGCCACCCTAATGTGCGAGTGGGAAAGTATTCTAAATAACCGCTCTTTGACAGTGGTGTCGGACGACTCGAGGAATTTGGAACCCTTAACGCCAAACCATTTATTGCTCCTAAAATCAGACGCTCCTATGCCGCCAGGTACTTTTCAGAGAGAAGACCTGTTTTCTCGCCGTAGATGGCGCCAAGTGCAGTACCTTGCAAACGTTTTTTGGAAAAGGTGGACACGAGAATATCTCCCGCTGCTGCAAATtcgccaaaaatggcaatacccTCGCAGAAATCTTGCGGTTGGAGACATTGTGTTAGTTGTCACTGAGAACACCAGTCGGAATCAATGGCCACTTGGAAGGATCCAAGAAATTTTTCCGGACAAAAGCGGATTCGTTCGCAAGGTTAAGGTCGGTGTCAAGTCCACCATTCTCGAGCGTCCTGTGgacaaaattgttttattggtagaaaaagaaaaatcaaacagCACATAG
- the LOC136893874 gene encoding uncharacterized protein, giving the protein MADIESMFHQVGVPDRDTTFLRFLWWDDGDTTRQVQEYQMLVHLCGAISSPASANFALRQTADDNKNCFPTEVINTVFRNFYVDDCLKSFPAENGAIAHVNHLQALLSRGGFRLTKWVSNSRKVLQAIPKPELSKELRRLDLSKDEIPAQRALGMQWCVETDTFTFNIRIKPRQPTRRGILSIVSSVFDPSGFAAPFVLFAKQMLQDLCRIKLGWDDEIPPEHLSSWLDDLPKLSSFSVNRSMLPEGFGPVVFSQLHHFSDASEAAYGSVSYLRITNAEGKVHCAFLFAKSRLAPLKSISIPRLELSAGTISIRLDKMLKREIEIPLSEPSIFWTDSMSVLRYVKNESKRFHTFVANRIAMIRDSSSPGQWYHLEGIKNPGDHTSRGLSAEGLLSCDRWLMGPEFLWKSECQWPTQSLDTSIAIQHNDPKVKPAPEVKSHAISLGAPIVSPTASLSDRFERSIHS; this is encoded by the coding sequence ATGGCGGACATAGAGTCCATGTTTCACCAAGTTGGAGTTCCAGACCGTGATACTACGTTTCTGCGTTTTCTTTGGTGGGACGATGGCGATACGACGCGACAAGTTCAAGAATACCAGATGCTTGTTCACCTTTGTGGGGCCATATCGTCTCCTGCTTCCGCAAATTTTGCATTGCGACAGACCGCAGATGACAACAAGAATTGTTTTCCTACTGAAGTCATAAACACGGTGTTCAGAAATTTCTACGTTGATGACTGCCTCAAGTCCTTTCCCGCAGAGAATGGTGCCATTGCACATGTTAACCACCTTCAGGCCCTACTTTCAAGAGGCGGCTTCAGACTTACAAAGTGGGTCAGTAACAGCAGAAAGGTTCTACAAGCAATTCCTAAGCCTGAACTGTCTAAAGAGTTAAGAAGACTGGACCTCAGCAAAGATGAAATACCTGCACAAAGAGCACTTGGTATGCAGTGGTGCGTGGAAACGGACACCTTCACCTTTAACATTCGTATTAAGCCTCGTCAACCTACCCGCAGGGGAATTTTATCCATAGTCAGCAGCGTTTTCGATCCGTCAGGCTTCGCTGCGCCATTTGTTCTGTTCGCCAAACAAATGTTGCAAGATCTTTGTCGCATCAAACTAGGATGGGACGACGAAATTCCTCCCGAACACCTCTCGAGTTGGCTTGACGATCTTCCAAAGCTCTCTTCATTTTCCGTGAACCGTTCTATGCTACCAGAAGGTTTTGGTCCTGTGGTTTTCAGTCAACTTCATCATTTCTCCGACGCCTCAGAAGCTGCATATGGCTCAGTTTCCTATCTACGAATAACAAACGCAGAGGGGAAAGTACACTGTGCATTCCTATTTGCGAAGTCTCGCCTTGCCCCATTGAAATCCATCTCTATTCCTCGTTTAGAGCTGTCAGCTGGAACGATTTCCATCCGCCTTGACAAAATGCTCAAAAGAGAGATTGAAATACCATTGAGTGAGCCTTCCATTTTCTGGACCGACAGCATGTCCGTTCTACGCTACGTTAAAAATGAAAGCAAGCGTTTTCACACATTTGTTGCGAACCGCATTGCTATGATACGAGACAGCTCCAGTCCTGGTCAGTGGTATCATTTGGAAGGAATCAAGAATCCTGGCGATCACACTTCGAGAGGCCTTTCAGCCGAAGGTCTGCTGAGTTGCGACAGGTGGCTTATGGGGCCGGAGTTTCTGTGGAAATCGGAGTGCCAATGGCCAACTCAATCTCTGGACACTTCAATTGCCATTCAACACAACGACCCCAAAGTGAAACCAGCTCCAGAGGTAAAGTCCCATGCGATTTCTCTGGGAGCACCAATTGTCTCTCCTACAGCAAGTCTATCAGATCGTTTCGAAAGATCGATCCACTCGTGA